Proteins from one Mercurialis annua linkage group LG7, ddMerAnnu1.2, whole genome shotgun sequence genomic window:
- the LOC126657162 gene encoding transcription factor HEC2 yields MDVDMIKSSSSSSSADHHHHHPHHHHNQDQIDMMTMMMQMEKLPDFSDPFHNSSSSSSPPLQELQFSNPNYPHSLPNPTIPFMAASVQLQEPPIIPTASLHHHQNNNMVAAKFKYPPQFSNANSFLSSMEKKNSTAAIREMIFRIAAMQPIHIDPESVKPPKRKNVKISKDPQSVAARHRRERISERIRILQRLVPGGTKMDTASMLDEAIHYVKFLKKQVQSLEQAGANRSSMGSPLISGLAMPNMGYSSLMKYCQPAAHPNMVSSMQMLR; encoded by the coding sequence ATGGACGTTGACATGATaaaatcatcatcttcttcttcctctgcAGATCACCATCACCACCATCCTCATCATCATCATAATCAAGATCAGATTGACATGATGACAATGATGATGCAAATGGAGAAACTCCCTGATTTTTCTGACCCTTTTCacaactcttcttcttcttcttctccaccgCTTCAAGAACTTCAATTCTCAAACCCTAATTATCCTCATTCACTTCCAAACCCTACTATTCCATTCATGGCCGCTTCTGTTCAACTTCAAGAACCGCCCATTATCCCCACCGCCTCTCTCCACCACCATCAGAATAATAACATGGTGGCAGCAAAATTTAAGTATCCACCTCAATTCTCGAATGCAAACTCATTTTTATCATCAATGGAGAAGAAAAACTCCACAGCAGCTATCCGAGAGATGATTTTCCGAATCGCGGCGATGCAGCCGATTCATATCGACCCGGAATCAGTAAAGCCACCGAAGAGAAAGAATGTGAAAATATCTAAAGATCCGCAGAGCGTAGCAGCACGACATAGACGAGAAAGAATTAGTGAAAGGATTCGGATTCTTCAAAGATTAGTACCGGGTGGTACTAAAATGGACACGGCTTCAATGTTGGATGAGGCTATACATTATGTTAAGTTCTTGAAGAAACAAGTTCAATCTTTAGAACAAGCTGGTGCTAATAGATCATCGATGGGTTCGCCGTTAATCTCGGGATTAGCAATGCCTAATATGGGTTACTCTTCGTTGATGAAGTACTGTCAGCCTGCTGCTCATCCTAATATGGTTAGCTCAATGCAGATGcttagataa
- the LOC126656132 gene encoding uncharacterized protein LOC126656132: protein MVRKSRLLSGLKMTTANSSSENQSEQSNASHTRVQPRQAFQSHSRTATTSSLSQIPLEQAARTPQPQRNQDPPPIIEDEFTEIIDNVGRRYRKRGRTTMVSVWNLSGDEKIFVEVDKYGVPCTQEAAVLGSFLGTIATNGTLAPINFSRWDDKYLKPFYRKMLAVVEFSDRGSGGNVQHDVSSRSSQG from the exons ATGGTTCGAAAGTCTAGGCTTTTAAGTGGACTAAAGATGACAACGGCCAATTCTTCATCTGAAAATCAATCAGAACAATCTAACGCATCACACACTCGAGTACAACCTCGACAGGCTTTCCAAAGTCACAGTAGGACAGCAACCACATCATCTCTTTCTCAAATTCCACTTGAACAAGCTGCCAGAACGCCTCAGCCTCAAAGAAATCAAGATCCTCCACCAATTATAGAGGATGAATTCACTGAAATTATTG aTAATGTTGGAAGACGATATAGAAAGAGAGGAAGGACTACAATGGTGTCAGTGTGGAACCTGTCTGGTGATGAAAAGATATTTGTAGAGGTTGATAAATACGGAGTGCCTTGTACACAAGAAGCAGCAGTACTTGGATCTTTTCTTGGAACAATTGCAACAAATGGGACTCTTGCACCTATAAATTTTTCTAGATGGGATGACAaatatttgaaaccgttttatcGCAAAATGTTAGCTGTTGTTGAG tttAGTGATCGGGGTAGTGGTGGGAATGTGCAACATGATGTTTCATCTCGTTCAAGTCAAGGTTGA